The sequence below is a genomic window from Phoenix dactylifera cultivar Barhee BC4 chromosome 8, palm_55x_up_171113_PBpolish2nd_filt_p, whole genome shotgun sequence.
TTGATCCGAAAGTGTGAGTGTGTTCAGGCTTTTTAGTCATTCAGGTAAAGAACAATTTTTTCGTCAGGTTCCATTTGTCTAATAATCTTCTATTCCAGTTTCAGTGAATACCTTTAAATCAAGTCGAACAATAATTCTTACTTTTTTCTCAACCAATGAGTTGGTCCTGTAGGTTGAAGTAGAGTAAGTTTCAGACGattattcaattttatttgaGATCAAGGGCCTTATTTCAGTGCAAGGGGATAAACTTGGAATCATGAATGTACAGCTTTACTTCAGATCCTCTAAGCACTATGTACATATTGAAACTTGATATCGCATTATAACTTAAAATGCCTTTCCAAATCTCTCTGAAGATACATAGTTCCATTGTCAAATTATTTTCCTATTCAACATATGGGCCGTTTTGGAATACCAGGGATGCTAAGTTCATACCAGAATGCCAGAGTTGGTTGCTTATGTGTGGAAGGTGTCACCTTCAGGAATCTGTTCATGCTTTGCATTCTTTGATGTTACATTTTCGTCTGTTTTTGTTCAAAAAACACAATGATAATGTGAGGAAATTATACTTAATGCTATTCTAAGATGCTTCTACTTTCTTGTTCAGAGATGATATTGTCTTCAAAGATCCTCTCAACACTTTTGTGGGCATTGACAACTACAAACGAATTTTCTGGGCACTGCGACTCAATGGTCGTATTTTCTTCAAGGTCCTGTGGATTAATATAGGAAGCATATGGCAGCCAGCAGAGAACATTATCATGATCCGTTGGATCGTTCATGGCATCCCCCGCGTACCATGGGAGAGCCATGGTCGCTTTGATGGCACCTCTGAGTACAAGCTCGATAAGAATGGAAAGGTCTTTGAGCATCGGGTTGACAATGTTGTTCTCAACTCACCCACCAAGTTCAGGATCTTGTCCGTAGAGGAGCTGATTCGATCACTTGGCTGCCCATCCACTCCAAGGCCAACTTATTTTGAGACATCATTATCGAAGGGCATATCGATCACGCCATTTCTGTTGAGATTCACATGGGTAAGATACTATCTTGCATTTTACCTAACTCTTGCTTGGCAATGTGTCGCAAAAGATTGACTTAAgttttggaatctaagaagctTCTCAATTTTTGCCCGAGTCATATGATTGTGAAGTTAATGTTGACTAGTTATTAGCATCATTATCGGTGCATATTTGTACATAGGATGTAATGTAGATCTTGTTGTATTGTTCTTGTTCTACACCAGTATAGGGAAGAGAGAAATACAAAGGCCTACATATGGAAGTTGACATTTTCAAAGCTGTATATTCAGATTTTCCAATAAGAAAAGCAGTATATTTTGGACATGCCTTTACACCTGTTTTGACATCATCATCAGTTAGGTTGAGATAAACTGATATTCATGTATAAACTGTTTGTTTCTTTTATTCTTGAATTGAAGCAGGTGTCGTCTTACTGCCAGTTACTAAATTATGATAGTTTCAAAGGCAGCGGTGTATCAGGAACATTGAACctgtcatatatatatatatatattggttggTCTTGTTGCCACGAAATTCTTGCTTGGATGGATCTCTCTCAGTTTGCAAATAGAGACAAAGCTACTGTTTGTATGTTTCGCTTGGAGTGGCTCATGGAAACATAAATATGTGAGCTCTCAGGTGAAATTGGCAATGTATTTCAGGTGTGGAGTGGGCATATTCTGTGCACAGTTCCAACCTGAATATGCCACTCTCACCAACCCTTCCCGGAGTCCTAGCTGTTTAACTCTTTTCGTAATTAGCCACTACATAACTCTACCATGGGGCTATTTAGAGCTCTATGGTTGAAGTTGAAGTTGTACTGCAAGTTGAAGTTGCATTGCAACTTAAATTGCAGCAAGTAGACTTACAGAAAAGTATATTTCTTGTGTTTGAAAGAGTTTGGGAAAAAGAGGCTATTTTTTATGGACATTTCCTCGAACATCTTATGATACCTGATTTTAGCATTCAATGTAAATGGAAGTTGTAGGCGGAGGAAACGGCTGTGGGCCTCCCGTGGGTGATGGGGCTCCACAGCTGCAGGGAGAGACTTGAGAGTGGGGTGGGGTGGGAGGATTAGAACGGAAGGAGGGGACATGAGAGCAGGACAAGAGAGGAGTGAGgatggaaggaggaggaggatacaACTTCAACAACTTATCTTGCAGCCACTCCGACCCTAAGATAGATTTAAGTTGCAGTCCAATAAACAACTCAACTTATTGTGCAATTGAAGATTCCAGTATCCAAACAAACGGGCTAACTCCTACCTGCAACTTATTTTCGGTATGCTGCATATAGTATTATTAAGTGCGATTTAGAAACTACTTCCCTAATCTGCTACTTTTAGCAACCAGGTGCATACAATGATTGGAGGATGCAGCGTCCGGGTATGTAACATGAAGCCATTGGGCTGTGACCTAATCCTCGGTTTTTTAAAGGAGGaataaacaaggaaaaagaCTTGCTCAGATTATGGGATAGACTTGTGGCATGCTTGTTGCAGGCACGTTATCTATTAAGATCATCTTTCCGTGTGAAAAGAAATACCGCAACCCAGTTCAAGACGGGGATCAGGAGGgtgctattaagatcaatgcaGTGATAATGGTACAAGACGtcaagaaaatgaaaatctcTTGATGATTGCAGCTCCAATCGTGATGAGGCTTGCAGCCTTGTAACTTGTTAAGCATAATGTTGTACCTATACGTCCAAGAGCGATTTGACATGCAGAAGGGAATTGCATGGCGTCATAAGGCAATGCTAGGTGTCGAAAGAGGTCAATGGtaatatcagatttggcatctaCTTAAAATTTATGCTAGTATCAAGAAGATAATTTTCTTTCGAAAAAgtaccaaataaaaaaaaaaaaggtaccaAGTAGATAGTATTGTACAATCACCCCAATCAATGGTAACAAACTTGGAAAGGGAAATACAATGGATGATGAGCTTGCGTAAACATTTCATGTGAGTTTTGTTTGCTCAATTAGGATTCGATGGATGGCGGCATGGCCATCGGATGCCGTATTCCCTTTTCCTCTCCTAACAACAGCTGACCCAAAAGCATTTGCATTGTTTGATCTATTTTGATTACGCTAGACTCCGATCGTTTCCTATTGTCATAATAATACCACAAATTCCTTGGCTGAGCGATCGACTGCCCATCTGTGTACATGCGTTTGTTTCCTAACTCTCCTTTTGGGTGCGCGCGCATGTGtggtgtgtgcgcgcgcgcgcgcgtgagagagagagagacagaggaaGACCGTATCTATCCCATTGCAGAGGTGATTGCAATCACTAATTAGGGCAGATAAACATTAGAAGAAATGATATATCAAGCCATCTCATGCTTCACTTCGCGCAGGGCTTGAAAAAATGCCATTTATAAATAACGTTTGTTAGTGATGCACCTCCAAATCGGCCATAGCTCACCAAAAGAACCAGCCAATTAGAATTTGCCACGGCACCAACACGTGGTTGATCAAGAGCTATCACTTGGCTGGCCCAACGTCGTACTGTTGAACTTGCATATTATGAGTTTTCCATAGTTGGTCGCATCCTAACCCGAGCTTCAGTGATCACCGAAATTCTAGTGATGTAACAGGCGAGATGTCATTTGCGTGCAAGACATTCAACTAGGCTGTACCTAGGCTAGTCATTTTTGGGCGACCCATGTGCCCTAATTCTTTGGTGGTAGGTAAGCTCCTTCACCCAGTTAATCAACAAAAGAGGGAAACCCAGGAGGTGAGTACACACAAAACACCTTAACATACTAAGAGAGAACCTCCTTCTATTTTCTGAGCACCATCCTAATTTAGATATCAAAAAGTCCCCCACCGGATACACTTCGGCCAGTGGACTTCTTTATTTGTGCTATTCCAAGTCAAAGCCTGGCCACCCAACAAGGATCCCAGTGGTGACCACACGCTGCTCGCCCTCTCCGATCTCGATCGAACAGCCAACAGTCGAGTTCTCCAACGTCATTGCACTTTTCATCATGATGCTCAGGACATAAGGCAAAAATTGGGTCAGATACTAgcatatctatatccatatttattttgtttaacaaatatagatatagacATGGATATTAATCGGATGtaaaaatttatatccatatttgttttaaacggaTATGGATACAAATCGGATACCAAAAGTATGTATATAAAATATGGATCTAAAtcggataattaaattttatgatcatagaatcaaagatattactaaatggatgttaaatcaagttaatagtatGCTAATAtgctcatttatttttttaaaaaattcattaatgctatataaaattaaatagcatTACAAATGAAATTGGATATACATATACGGATTGGAGAGTTgcctatccatatccatatccatttttctttgatggatatggatacaaatacaGATATTAGTCAAATACTTAAATTTCTATTCATATCCGGATAGATTCAgatacaaaaataaatccaaATAGATATTATCTGATCACTTTCACCCCTACTAGGATGGGCGATTCTCAGCGgcaaccattagtttctttaaataaaaaaaaaatatatttttaattcaagAATTTTGGCATCAGTTTCcttccaaaaaatatttttttgagaagaaaaaaatttgcaaattgtgaaaaaagttttttttttcttataaagTCAACGGTGGTAGCAACACTATTACTTATAACAGTTCATATAATAGTATTATTTTAatactaaaatttttaaaataatatatatcgaGATAAATAATAGCCGTTGCAACTGTTAGAATAACAGCAGTTTGGGTGGGGATCCGTTTATAATGAAATAACGCCGTTATCGTGACCTTGGTTGAAGGTGCAGAGCGCGTGCCGCTGGTCCGATTCTTAACGGAGGGAGCAACCAAGCCATGTGGCGATCAGGATTCAGGGTGATAGATTGCTTCTCTTGTCGACGGCTGACCGGGTTCCGGAACAGAGCGATCGAAACGAAGATAAGGAAGCGAGCGGGAAAGGAACGAGCATTCTCTCTATctcttttctctcctctctccattcAAGAACTTATACCTCTCTCTCGCGATGCGTGTAAGCTCCACTCCTGTGAGCAGGTAAAGCACAAGACactctctcgctcgctcgctctctctctctctctatatacacaaaagatttgatctttcgCCATTCTCTACTAATGTCGTAACCTAACTCCCTTTCAGCAATGGCTTCTCGGTTGGTTTGAGGTCTCGCGACCCGGTTCTTCAGCTAGGGTTTCTCCCCCGTTGGAAGAGTGGAAATAGGGTTCTCTCTCAGAGGAAGATCCGGCAGCGGTTCCCTAGGGCAAGCTTCTCTTCCGGTATGCTTCCATAATAACCCCATTTGCTTCGCGAAATAtaacctctctcttcttttcttctcgttGCTCGTTCTGGTGATGCTAGTTGCTATAATTTCTGCGGTGGAATCCAATGGATGAAAAAAGATGAGGGATTTATGTTCTTACGGGCTAATTGGGTGGTCAATCTGTAAGGTTTCATTACTCTGAGGCATTTTTTAGGGaaagatttatttttgaattctcCATTCTAGTGAAAGGTTTGTCCAAATTCCAGTCAGATATTGAATTGGGAATACAACATGGAGGGAACCTCATTCGTGAACTTGGAATCAATGAGGTTAAGATTTTTCAGAATGTTGGCGTCTGTTAATTTGTTAATAGTCCATGGGGTTAATGCtgccataaaaaaatattttcttgatgCTGGACACTCTGTTTTGATTCGGGAACTTTTAATTCTTTGCTTGAAAAGACTGTCAGGTCATTTATATGCATAAAAGAGCCTTAATACCTCTGCAATGCTGATAGATCCTTTTGTTTAATATGTGTTCCAAGCCATGGATGCAACTACAAGCTTTGGTCTTCGTTTGATGAGTCAAATTGCTCCAATCAGACGGAACAGATCTTGTATATACTTACAGTTTTTGACTGATGACGTGATTCAATGGCCTTTAAGATGTCCAGAAATTGTAGTTTGTAGTTTTAAATGTTCCATATTGCTAGAATACCTTATTAATTTTGCAACATCCAAGGAAATCGGAATGATTGTTGATCAAACatttatatatcaataaagagtCCCAACTTTCTTCTCGCGCTATTTACATCATTATTGTTTCAAGTTCAACCCGTTTACATGCTAGGGATGCTGATTCCATGCGTGGATCAGCTGAGTCTTCCTGAAAATACAAATCCAAACTATGGAAAGCTTCTGAATGCTGTTCTTTTATTCCTAGATGAACATTGTTCTGGGAAATGAATTACAAGATGTAGGCCATTCAATGTAACAAGTGATTCTCACACTTTATATATGAAGTTCGTTGTAGAAGTATGTCTTACTTgactttcaaaaaaagaaaaatttattaGTAATTCATGTGCGTTCACATAATCTGGATCTACTGTCTATCAGAAACTTTGAAGTTGAAATGGGTTATCTACTTAAGTGTTGATAGTTATCTTTTCCAGACCCACTCTTGGTTCAGGCTGCTAGAGGAAATCTCATAAGTCGGCCTCCAGCATGGATGATGCGCCAAGCAGGAAGGTATATGGCTGCTTACAGAAAGCTTGCAGAGAAATACCCATCATTCAGAGAGAGATCAGAGACAGTTGATCTCATAGTAGAAATTTCTTTGCAGCCATGGAGAGCTTTTCAGCCAGATGGAGTCATAATTTTCTCTGACATACTTACTCCTCTACCTGCATTTGGTGTACCTTTTGAGATAGAAGAAGTAAAGGGACCTATCATTCCATCACCTATTTTCTCCACGGAGGGTCTTAAAAAATTGCATCCAATTGATTTGGAGAAACTTCAGTTTGTAGGAGAGTCTCTAAGGATCTTACGCAACGAGGTAAATATCTGATTTATTTTGTCCCATAAAATTGTTTATtatgcataaaataaaaatctacTAAGCAATCCTCAGGTTTATATGTTCTTATATGgaaataaatctgaagcattggTCAACAATGACATTACTTCAGATCCTTAAGTCACCTTTTGCTCTCGCAAATACTGTTTCTGAATGTTTGGCATATATCTAATGACGATGCATACTAATCACAGTGTCAGCATGTCAACGGTTGCTTAGGAAGCATATTTATACCTATACCCTATGTAGAAGTCCAGAGTCATGCTAATATATTATCCTCTCTTCTATACCGATTATGCCTAAATGATATAAACTGCTAGATAAAGACACCAGAACAAAGTAGAAGTTCCTGTGCTAATCCCTTGTTATGATTGCATgtgtcattttcttttgtttgtatCTGGCTTGCTTGAATTTCTTGAAACATTCATTTTCTTCTAGTTGCTGAAACGTGTAGATTGCCAACTTTAAGCCGAGCATGGACAGATTGCCACAAAAAAGACTTTAAGCATACAAAACTTCATTTCAAACTGTAAATTTTGACACATCATTTCAGCAGAAAATAAATTGTAATGGTTTGTTCTTTTCTAATCTTTGCTTTGTtgatttttccttttaaaaactGATTTTGCCCTTGATGTCTCTTTTTGTGTGTCAGATAGTTCTCATTGGAATAGCTACACCTTTGAGATGGAATTATGATATAGCTTATCCAGGTGCtctgtaacaacctaggacctcacccaaaaagactagccagaaggtattttttttggatttcttagtcttgtataagtattcaagatcttctgggcaaataactgatgtgggactaaacacacgcccacacaGGTTCCTACATACTCTCTCCGTTTAAGCCCTAATGTTCTCATCATGCTAAGgatccaaatccattcaaatctaatcaaaaGCACtacgatcggcccgtggtcagtCTCAATGAGCCCGTGCTGCCACATCCCTTAGTCCACATGGACAATGGGctaggtccgctctgataccatttgtaacaactcagaacctcacctaaaaaggctagctagaaagtatttttttaggaCTTATTAgccctgtataagtactcaagatctttcCGGCatataaccaatgtgggactaaatacacgccctcATAGGTCTTCACATGCTCGTTACTTGTTCCTGGATATAGCTCATGTATATGTTACTAGCCTTTATGTTTATATTGGAAAGCCTTTTGAGATGGATCATTTCTGCTGTTTATACATGTTTATCAATTTGCTAGCTACAAGCATGTGATTTTTATCCTATGTGTTTGTTCATTCTGTACAATATCTGTGGATGTTGATCTAGATACTTTTATAGTATTGCAATCCAAGGGCTGTGGGTTTTGCTGATCTAGGATTTCAGTTACATGCATGTTTTTGCAATCTAAATGCCTTCCGTTTAGTCTGGAATTGCATACCTTCTTAATTTTAACTGGTAGTAGTACACTTTAATTTTAGTAAAGACACATACTCATCTTTATCTAATACATGCAAGTTCTCAATCTTAGATAAAATGTTAATTCTAGGTGCCATTGAAATTTTAAGAGGacttgtgtatgatagtctttATATATAACTATGTTTTGTCTAGGTTCATTGGTGGGTATCGCTATCAACTAGGATATTTGCAGCATTGATATTTTTGAATTGCATGAAATGTACAATGCTAATAAAATTTCCTTCTAGTCCTCTGTGATGTCATGGTTGTGGTCAGAATCTTCATATTCATAACTTGCTTCTCGTGTTGTCATTGGTACTTATCCTCAAGGTGAATGATTAATATGTCTTCCTGGTTACTTTTTGTTGGCTTCCTGAAGTGCTGGATACTTGGATATTCGTAGTTTGATTGTATCAGTAAACATGGCTGGTGTTCATAAACATGGCAGTTCATCTGTATGGTGATTTATTTCTGATTACTTAGCATCTTTCTTCGTTATAGGTTGGAGAGAAAGCAGCGGTGCTTGGATTTGTTGGAGCACCATGGACACTTGCTACTTATATTGTGGAAGGGGGTTCAACCCGCACATATACAGCTGTGAAAAGCATGTGCCATACTGCACCAAATGTTTTGAAGGCTCTTCTCTCTCATCTTACACAAGCAATATCTGACTATATCATTTTCCAAGTGAATTCAGGAGCTCAGTGTATACAAATTTTTGATTCATGGGGTGGACAACTACCACCTAATGTTTGGGAGCAGTGGTCAAAGCCATACATCAAGCAGGTAAATTGGACATtaatttctgattttgtttATTTCCTAAATTTTAACCTCATATGCAGTGTTTCTTATATAAATAACTGTGTGAACTAGGCTACCTACATGATCTTAAAATGCATATGCATTGCAACAGAAGTTTACATTTCTACCATGTGTCATTTGGTAGACTTTTTGGACGTTGAAGAGGCAGTGGAGTATGAATTTCTTAATTGTTCCAGTTAAGTTAGTATTACTTCTTTTGTTCAAAGAGGAAGCAAACCGTCAGATATCATCTCGGAACTGAAATAAAAGACCCTAAGGATGACCAGCAAATCTCTCCTAGAAGAGAAATTTAGGAAGAGGGATCAACACAGCATTTGGTTTCATTTTACTTATCACTGTTAGTGTTGGCTTTGAAAACTGTGTTCTCCTATCCAGTTTTTGACAGCTATATGAATCATCCACTGGTTAATTTGTGTAGTGACCTTAAGACTGGAGGTGTCCAAGGATACCCTCCAACTATTTGTTGTGTATTTCTCTCGTTTTGTGTTATAGAAGAACTGCTATCAGTTAACGTTCTATTAAGTAATAGTCTTTGTTCTAACTGAATTTTTTAAGTCAACTTCAATCCATGGaccaattttttttggatttcttgTTATATATTAAGATATTATAATGTGAATATTATCTATACTATACAATGTGTAAATGTATATACACGCATGTGGGTGCCATTCATTTGTATAGTATGCATAATGTATGATTTCCTTACATGCTTTTGCAAACAATATGATAATTCTATTATGCTTTTATAATATGTGGTATTGCTATCTTTTATGCTCGCCgtacgccttcttcttcttcttcttctcctcctcctcctacttCTTACCAGTTTGGTAAGCTGGCATCTTCAATTTGGATATTTAACCGAAGATTAAGTAGAATTTTCAGCAAATTAGTGTTCTTTTGGTTTGATGTTTCATATAATACCATGAAACATTTGAAGTTTGAAGAACCTAgttatttctttttcaaaataaatttaatcAGTTCCATATGGTATTGCAGATAGACTCTGGAAGTTGTGTGTGAATATTGA
It includes:
- the LOC103718540 gene encoding uncharacterized protein LOC103718540 encodes the protein MVSLVPLARIASIPGAKPSAGRRRARPRVCVCGRVKDEEEKERVIRVSDPLRRTGLSPLFSGPLLPGASSSFPSPSPTQQQQQRDGDEDKQRYYVNMGYAIRTLREDFPDIFQREPRFDIYRDDIVFKDPLNTFVGIDNYKRIFWALRLNGRIFFKVLWINIGSIWQPAENIIMIRWIVHGIPRVPWESHGRFDGTSEYKLDKNGKVFEHRVDNVVLNSPTKFRILSVEELIRSLGCPSTPRPTYFETSLSKGISITPFLLRFTWVRYYLAFYLTLAWQCVAKD
- the LOC103718538 gene encoding uroporphyrinogen decarboxylase 1, chloroplastic isoform X1, translating into MRVSSTPVSSNGFSVGLRSRDPVLQLGFLPRWKSGNRVLSQRKIRQRFPRASFSSDPLLVQAARGNLISRPPAWMMRQAGRYMAAYRKLAEKYPSFRERSETVDLIVEISLQPWRAFQPDGVIIFSDILTPLPAFGVPFEIEEVKGPIIPSPIFSTEGLKKLHPIDLEKLQFVGESLRILRNEVGEKAAVLGFVGAPWTLATYIVEGGSTRTYTAVKSMCHTAPNVLKALLSHLTQAISDYIIFQVNSGAQCIQIFDSWGGQLPPNVWEQWSKPYIKQMVSSIKKECPQIPLVLYVNGNGGLLERMTGTGVDVIGLDWTVDMADGRRRLGSKISVQGNVDPAYLFSPLPVLTDEIHRVVRCAGRRGHILNLGHGVLVKTPEEAVAHFFDVVKSLNYDKFFESGAAEELEPVGQL
- the LOC103718538 gene encoding uroporphyrinogen decarboxylase 1, chloroplastic isoform X2, which translates into the protein MMRQAGRYMAAYRKLAEKYPSFRERSETVDLIVEISLQPWRAFQPDGVIIFSDILTPLPAFGVPFEIEEVKGPIIPSPIFSTEGLKKLHPIDLEKLQFVGESLRILRNEVGEKAAVLGFVGAPWTLATYIVEGGSTRTYTAVKSMCHTAPNVLKALLSHLTQAISDYIIFQVNSGAQCIQIFDSWGGQLPPNVWEQWSKPYIKQMVSSIKKECPQIPLVLYVNGNGGLLERMTGTGVDVIGLDWTVDMADGRRRLGSKISVQGNVDPAYLFSPLPVLTDEIHRVVRCAGRRGHILNLGHGVLVKTPEEAVAHFFDVVKSLNYDKFFESGAAEELEPVGQL